From one Caldithrix abyssi DSM 13497 genomic stretch:
- a CDS encoding response regulator, which translates to MESGRITEAGSKHILIIEDDPNYAFLEKEHIQEELPLPVVIKSKGSDVEKDDIEKALIVILDFNLPDMSGAELVKKIREHSDVPVILFTGQSELEIAVETLKSGASDFLVKSPQTLVLLPQVIKRAIKEYETLKIAREEEKLKERQKAQIETLRQILTTLAHYINNSTTTIFGYAQLCKQNPHNPNTIEKLIDVSIKETRRITFVLQELENLVNKFKLQTTTYLNVPDAMFDIERNIDDKMKEFLKKYSKKTVTLKESKK; encoded by the coding sequence ATGGAATCTGGTAGAATCACAGAAGCGGGAAGTAAGCATATTTTAATTATTGAGGACGATCCCAATTACGCCTTTCTGGAAAAAGAACATATTCAGGAAGAATTACCTTTGCCTGTTGTTATCAAGTCAAAGGGCAGCGATGTTGAAAAAGACGATATTGAAAAGGCGTTAATAGTCATCCTTGATTTCAATTTGCCGGATATGTCTGGCGCCGAGCTGGTAAAAAAAATAAGAGAGCACTCCGATGTTCCGGTCATCCTGTTCACCGGTCAAAGCGAGCTGGAAATTGCTGTGGAAACCTTAAAGAGCGGGGCGAGCGATTTTCTGGTTAAATCGCCGCAAACGCTTGTTTTACTGCCCCAGGTTATTAAACGGGCGATAAAAGAATACGAAACGTTAAAAATTGCCCGGGAAGAAGAAAAGTTAAAAGAAAGACAAAAGGCGCAAATCGAAACGCTTCGCCAGATATTAACCACTCTGGCGCATTACATCAATAATTCGACCACAACCATCTTCGGCTATGCGCAATTGTGCAAACAGAATCCGCACAATCCCAATACCATTGAAAAGCTGATAGACGTTAGCATTAAAGAGACGCGAAGAATTACCTTTGTTCTTCAGGAACTGGAAAATCTTGTTAACAAATTCAAGTTGCAAACCACAACCTATTTAAATGTGCCGGATGCCATGTTTGATATCGAACGTAATATTGACGACAAAATGAAAGAATTTTTAAAGAAGTACAGTAAAAAAACGGTCACTTTAAAAGAAAGCAAAAAATGA